In one window of Fibrobacter sp. UWB15 DNA:
- a CDS encoding SNF2-related protein, translating to MDYGVYGSTWWSKKWLDHLLAGASGRDIDYAFKYVTRGQVQPFTVADNRVMASVKGPNGGLHNVYLVFPKFDKERSDVFVGLLKQQPVELAALANGAINPSIELIVGKSGLELFESPDRVNMNCDCKDPLPCRYVISVFMKLAEMMSADPFVLFRIHGLDIAYLKDYKPEPIESDVPSEPTLVRILPVNNRVASPRIPMFKFGEWRDYSHILPAMLANFPEFCPAGNFKKSFVDELERCRAFYNHFEKFEEFAQDFGIYHAHTFLMEKERLQIVHGRGWQWTFNQLEDEREVATGLSVENVMGALCRLNQDCVWHNHVTVRFVHQLLQVAYYLVRCGAIYPQVFWLNNVTAQMRWLPAEMLPDVLSVVSELEKSVPDDFAFTMRDQTREDLDSAAEHILSVFIGKLLRFARTAQSYKKGPHENLLGFFFDCKSGRLAANGLKIPSKIQAWFSVYNSLEFNHKIIFHCSELGKEIALNVLVESSAGRETLAELFENSDPRLLSLMNVLNCVAETFKPLKAYLERRAVEPLVMQGAELKEFVTYSVKKFEVFGIVTEMPRSLREMARPKTQMKLKGSLGIGAFTAGDLLDFDWEVALGDENVSAEEFLRLAKDAGGLLKYKDRYIEYTSDDLALLQQRLDEHEKKNASGAVAADSAENAEGDLESDNGDSETENFIPSTAKLIQACLTGKCDDIPVNMTDGLKQQFDSWRGETEIALPQNLNATLRPYQERGYSWMYKNLEMGFGCILADDMGLGKTLQVIAFLLKLKQEGRLVESRALVVVPAGLLLNWQMEIKKFAPELTVFAYHGASRKLEKFDADLLITTYSTCRLDFKKLEKLNWQVVVIDEAQNIKNADSEQSRRIRAFRAPMKIAMSGTPVENRLMEFWTIMDFCNRGFLPSASEFRDKFETPIQKNANQAVAEHFKKITAPFMLRRMKTDKSIISDLPDKIQQNEYAELTRTQAALYKRTLDEFMKQLELLAEGASLDINDDLLAAAGDSGASSAEGDGHNLFKRKGLILQMILALKQICNHPRTYLKAGEARIEDSGKLGMLLDLLKSIEESGEKTIIFTQFREMGELLKETLDRELGIAADFYHGGCTQNQRNEMVRKFQEDPETKVLILSLKAAGTGLNLTAASQVIHYDLWWNPAIEAQATDRAFRIGQTKNVQVHRFITKGTFEEKIDALLEAKKAVAQMTVNAGETWLADMDDKQLGEIFALDSASAI from the coding sequence ATGGATTATGGTGTTTATGGAAGTACCTGGTGGAGTAAAAAGTGGCTGGACCACTTGCTTGCGGGTGCATCCGGACGCGACATTGACTACGCCTTTAAATATGTGACACGCGGACAGGTGCAGCCCTTTACGGTGGCTGATAACCGCGTGATGGCGTCGGTCAAGGGGCCCAACGGTGGACTCCATAATGTGTACCTGGTTTTCCCCAAGTTCGACAAGGAACGCTCCGATGTCTTTGTTGGCCTTTTAAAGCAGCAACCTGTAGAATTGGCTGCTCTTGCCAATGGCGCTATAAACCCATCTATCGAACTGATTGTCGGAAAAAGCGGGCTGGAACTTTTTGAATCCCCAGACCGCGTGAACATGAACTGCGACTGCAAGGATCCGCTTCCGTGCCGCTACGTGATTTCGGTGTTCATGAAACTTGCCGAGATGATGTCTGCCGATCCGTTTGTACTTTTCAGGATTCACGGACTGGATATTGCTTATTTGAAGGATTACAAGCCGGAACCTATTGAATCGGATGTGCCGAGCGAACCGACGCTTGTGCGGATTTTGCCGGTGAACAACCGGGTGGCCTCGCCGCGTATTCCGATGTTCAAGTTCGGGGAATGGCGGGACTATTCCCATATTCTGCCGGCAATGCTTGCGAACTTCCCGGAGTTTTGCCCGGCGGGGAATTTCAAGAAAAGCTTTGTAGACGAACTGGAACGTTGCCGCGCCTTTTATAACCACTTTGAAAAGTTTGAAGAGTTTGCCCAGGATTTTGGTATTTATCACGCGCATACCTTCTTGATGGAAAAGGAACGTCTGCAGATTGTGCATGGGCGAGGGTGGCAGTGGACGTTTAATCAGCTCGAAGACGAACGTGAAGTGGCGACGGGCCTTTCGGTTGAAAACGTGATGGGGGCCCTTTGCCGATTGAACCAGGATTGCGTATGGCATAACCACGTGACGGTGCGCTTTGTGCATCAGCTTTTGCAGGTGGCGTATTACCTGGTGCGTTGCGGTGCGATTTATCCGCAGGTGTTCTGGCTGAATAACGTGACGGCACAGATGCGGTGGTTGCCTGCAGAAATGTTGCCCGACGTGCTCTCGGTGGTGTCGGAACTTGAAAAGTCGGTGCCCGATGATTTTGCCTTTACGATGCGGGATCAGACTCGTGAAGACCTAGACAGCGCTGCCGAGCATATATTGTCGGTATTTATCGGCAAACTGTTGCGTTTTGCCCGAACGGCTCAAAGTTACAAGAAAGGCCCCCACGAAAACCTGCTCGGATTTTTCTTTGATTGCAAGTCGGGGCGTCTTGCTGCCAATGGCCTGAAGATTCCTTCAAAGATTCAGGCTTGGTTCTCGGTCTACAATTCGCTGGAATTCAACCATAAGATTATTTTCCACTGCTCGGAGCTGGGCAAGGAAATTGCGCTGAATGTCCTGGTGGAATCTTCGGCGGGGCGCGAAACGCTGGCAGAGCTTTTTGAAAATAGCGACCCGAGACTTTTGTCGCTGATGAACGTGCTCAATTGCGTTGCCGAAACCTTCAAACCCCTTAAGGCGTATCTGGAACGCCGCGCCGTGGAACCGTTGGTGATGCAGGGCGCGGAACTCAAGGAGTTCGTTACCTATTCGGTCAAGAAATTCGAAGTGTTTGGGATCGTGACGGAGATGCCTCGCTCTTTAAGGGAAATGGCGCGGCCCAAGACGCAGATGAAACTGAAGGGCAGCCTCGGTATCGGTGCGTTTACAGCGGGAGACTTGCTGGACTTTGACTGGGAAGTGGCTCTCGGTGACGAAAATGTTTCTGCCGAAGAATTCTTGCGGCTCGCGAAGGATGCGGGCGGTCTCTTGAAGTATAAGGACCGCTACATCGAATACACGTCAGATGACTTGGCTCTTTTGCAGCAGCGTCTGGACGAACATGAAAAGAAGAATGCTTCGGGTGCGGTTGCTGCAGATTCTGCTGAAAATGCCGAAGGCGACTTGGAAAGTGACAACGGCGATTCAGAAACCGAAAACTTTATCCCCTCGACGGCGAAGCTGATTCAGGCATGCCTCACGGGCAAATGCGACGACATTCCCGTGAACATGACCGACGGCTTGAAACAACAGTTTGATTCTTGGCGCGGCGAAACGGAAATCGCCTTGCCGCAGAATTTGAATGCGACGCTCCGCCCTTATCAGGAACGCGGCTATTCCTGGATGTACAAGAATTTGGAAATGGGCTTTGGCTGCATTCTGGCCGATGACATGGGCTTGGGTAAGACGCTGCAGGTGATTGCATTCTTGCTCAAGCTAAAGCAAGAAGGGCGCCTTGTCGAGAGCCGCGCGCTCGTGGTGGTGCCGGCGGGCCTTTTGCTGAACTGGCAGATGGAAATCAAGAAGTTCGCGCCCGAGCTCACTGTATTTGCATACCATGGTGCAAGTCGCAAGCTTGAAAAGTTCGATGCCGACTTGCTGATTACCACGTATTCGACATGCCGCCTCGACTTCAAAAAGCTGGAAAAGTTGAATTGGCAGGTGGTGGTGATTGACGAAGCGCAGAACATCAAGAATGCCGATAGCGAACAGAGCCGTCGCATTCGCGCGTTCCGTGCACCCATGAAGATTGCCATGAGCGGAACTCCGGTCGAAAACCGCCTTATGGAATTCTGGACGATTATGGACTTTTGCAACCGTGGCTTTTTGCCTTCGGCAAGCGAATTCCGCGACAAGTTCGAAACGCCGATCCAGAAGAATGCGAACCAGGCGGTGGCCGAGCATTTCAAGAAGATTACGGCGCCCTTCATGCTGCGCCGCATGAAGACGGATAAGTCTATCATTAGCGACTTGCCCGACAAGATTCAGCAGAACGAATACGCCGAACTCACGCGCACGCAGGCTGCCCTGTACAAGCGCACGCTTGACGAATTCATGAAACAGTTGGAACTTTTGGCCGAGGGCGCATCGCTGGACATCAATGACGATTTGCTTGCGGCCGCCGGCGATTCTGGCGCAAGCTCTGCCGAAGGCGATGGCCATAATCTTTTCAAACGCAAGGGCTTGATTCTGCAAATGATTCTCGCGCTCAAGCAGATTTGCAATCACCCGCGTACGTATCTGAAGGCGGGGGAGGCCCGCATCGAAGATTCCGGCAAGCTCGGCATGTTGCTCGATTTGCTCAAGTCCATCGAAGAATCCGGCGAAAAGACAATCATCTTTACGCAGTTCCGCGAAATGGGCGAACTTTTGAAAGAAACGCTGGATCGTGAACTTGGTATTGCGGCGGACTTCTATCACGGCGGCTGTACGCAAAACCAGCGCAACGAAATGGTGCGCAAGTTCCAGGAAGACCCTGAAACAAAAGTGCTGATTCTTTCGCTGAAGGCGGCTGGCACGGGGTTGAATCTGACTGCCGCATCGCAAGTGATTCATTACGACCTCTGGTGGAATCCGGCCATTGAAGCGCAGGCCACTGACCGAGCCTTCCGTATCGGGCAGACAAAGAATGTGCAGGTGCACCGCTTTATTACCAAGGGAACTTTCGAAGAGAAGATTGATGCCTTGCTAGAAGCCAAGAAGGCTGTAGCCCAGATGACAGTGAATGCCGGCGAAACCTGGCTCGCCGACATGGACGACAAGCAACTCGGCGAAATCTTCGCCCTCGATTCGGCCTCGGCAATTTAA
- a CDS encoding HAD-IIA family hydrolase, which produces MEVLETEIYLRYKQIIESQGASVPVGSESPAPRYTHMEDLLDRYDAFCFDGYGTLYNRGSFVYEGALDWYIMLRAAGKEMRLITNAASDVDSVLASDAAKRGFAFSEAETISSGSLLKDLVAELRGRTVESCRGVRHGVREVYYIGRETGKHVLEDCGIKAVAPAVEPVEPIVAISSAKDTPETYEQAVKILRRPGSMLLVLNSDAWAPKIPGDDGMTVREPVSGALSERLRRDSVCEANPAGCETYYLGKPFPAIWEKVKRSLPEGSRVLMVGDTLGTDVLGARIAGFDSALVVGRNVPADELEADEKALGIRPDWYL; this is translated from the coding sequence ATGGAAGTTTTAGAGACTGAAATTTATCTGCGGTATAAGCAGATTATTGAATCGCAGGGGGCGAGCGTTCCCGTAGGGAGCGAGTCGCCTGCGCCGCGTTACACGCACATGGAAGATTTGCTGGACCGTTACGATGCGTTCTGCTTTGACGGTTACGGCACGCTTTATAACCGCGGGAGCTTTGTTTACGAGGGCGCGCTGGATTGGTATATAATGCTGCGCGCCGCGGGTAAGGAAATGCGTCTGATTACGAATGCGGCCTCCGATGTGGATTCGGTGCTTGCCTCTGATGCGGCGAAGCGAGGCTTCGCTTTTAGCGAGGCCGAGACGATTTCTTCGGGAAGCTTGCTGAAGGATTTGGTGGCGGAATTGCGTGGCCGTACTGTAGAATCTTGTCGCGGTGTGCGTCATGGCGTTCGTGAGGTGTATTACATCGGCCGCGAAACGGGCAAGCACGTGCTTGAAGACTGCGGAATTAAAGCGGTGGCTCCGGCGGTCGAACCTGTCGAGCCGATTGTGGCGATTTCGTCGGCGAAGGATACGCCTGAAACGTACGAGCAGGCGGTAAAGATTTTAAGGCGCCCGGGCTCGATGCTTTTGGTGTTGAATTCGGACGCTTGGGCGCCGAAGATTCCGGGGGACGATGGCATGACGGTTCGCGAGCCGGTATCGGGCGCTTTGAGTGAGCGCTTGCGTCGCGATTCTGTTTGCGAGGCGAATCCGGCGGGTTGCGAGACTTATTATTTAGGCAAGCCTTTCCCTGCGATTTGGGAGAAGGTCAAGCGGAGTCTGCCTGAAGGTTCTCGCGTGCTGATGGTAGGCGATACTTTGGGCACGGATGTGTTGGGTGCGCGTATCGCGGGCTTTGATTCTGCCCTTGTGGTGGGCAGGAATGTGCCGGCAGATGAACTTGAGGCGGATGAAAAGGCCTTAGGAATTAGGCCGGACTGGTATTTGTAG
- a CDS encoding nuclease-related domain-containing protein produces the protein MGTIFGIAIVIAFIFAAIDGATKPRRRRRRRSRRNDDGDGCLGCIAVFAIFICIWIGLLILNFIKAHSTAFAIGGIILILIIIVTAIVFKTTQTEEFPEDVEPTYPKISELPKFTHKVQSLSSSSSKQEPTPFTKEQLSVHPATYKNVVGTIPTAAEMVGKLGEDAVSRAVWAACQFDKRHYKILRNVYVPTIDGYSEIDVLLLHETGIYVFESKNLSGSVYGDEKHPQWQRYKTNGEKSPIPNPILQNKRHIDCLCVFLNQNKYQFRAFSMIVFGNKSKLKYIPENKSLTSIHEICNLEIELVKKMQAEQIFYSAETIDDWCRMLLPYTQLSEEEKKVHIERITKKFGKIN, from the coding sequence TTGGGAACAATCTTCGGCATAGCAATCGTTATCGCTTTTATTTTCGCAGCGATTGACGGAGCAACCAAGCCCCGTCGCAGAAGACGTCGTCGCTCAAGAAGGAACGACGACGGCGATGGCTGTCTCGGATGCATAGCAGTCTTTGCAATTTTCATTTGTATTTGGATTGGCCTACTTATTCTCAATTTTATCAAAGCCCACAGCACCGCTTTTGCTATTGGCGGTATCATTCTAATATTAATTATCATAGTAACGGCAATTGTTTTCAAGACAACACAAACAGAAGAATTTCCTGAAGATGTTGAACCGACATACCCTAAAATATCTGAGCTTCCAAAATTTACTCACAAAGTGCAAAGTTTATCTAGCAGTTCTTCAAAACAAGAACCCACCCCATTTACCAAAGAACAATTAAGCGTTCATCCAGCAACTTATAAAAATGTTGTCGGTACAATTCCCACCGCGGCAGAAATGGTTGGTAAGTTGGGAGAGGATGCCGTAAGTAGAGCCGTATGGGCTGCATGTCAATTTGACAAGCGACATTATAAAATTTTAAGAAATGTCTATGTTCCAACAATTGACGGATATTCAGAAATTGATGTTCTGCTTTTGCATGAAACAGGCATCTATGTTTTTGAAAGCAAGAATTTATCAGGATCTGTCTACGGCGATGAAAAACACCCTCAATGGCAACGCTACAAGACTAATGGAGAAAAAAGCCCTATACCTAATCCTATCTTACAAAACAAACGACATATAGACTGTTTATGTGTCTTTTTAAATCAAAATAAATACCAGTTCCGCGCATTCAGCATGATTGTTTTTGGAAACAAATCAAAATTAAAATATATCCCAGAAAACAAATCACTTACGAGCATTCACGAAATTTGCAACTTAGAAATAGAATTGGTCAAAAAAATGCAAGCCGAACAAATTTTTTATAGTGCAGAAACCATTGATGATTGGTGCAGAATGTTACTGCCGTACACTCAATTATCCGAAGAAGAAAAAAAGGTTCATATAGAACGAATCACTAAAAAATTCGGAAAAATCAATTAA
- a CDS encoding aspartoacylase, whose translation MSLINTIVVAGGTHGNERTGVRLVQKWMEHPECYNSLCSAKVDLVLANPEAVRLNRRYRDHDLNRAFSQTCLDVTVEPQQYEFRRAKELNALYGPKGAATKTDLLLDVHNTGSNMGYCLILSARDPFTMRASAVLTQEFKDAWIYYQPEERSASPYFGTVAKADVCIEIGPQQHGTIDAAIFEESERLVKRYLELAEEWNRGELQKRAPIKVDVYTQFKDLGYPKPQGGGPIQAMIHPELMGRDYRELKDGDKLFRTFDGEDILYHGESPVYPIFISEPAYYEKDIAMSLTVKSVEEW comes from the coding sequence ATGAGTTTGATAAATACCATAGTCGTTGCAGGTGGTACCCACGGTAACGAACGGACTGGGGTTCGCCTTGTTCAGAAATGGATGGAACACCCGGAGTGTTATAATTCGCTCTGTAGCGCCAAGGTGGATTTGGTGCTTGCTAACCCCGAAGCGGTGCGCCTGAATCGCCGCTATCGCGATCATGACTTGAATCGCGCTTTTTCGCAGACTTGCTTGGATGTGACGGTGGAGCCGCAGCAGTACGAGTTCCGTCGAGCTAAGGAACTGAATGCTTTGTATGGCCCGAAGGGGGCCGCCACCAAGACGGACTTGCTTCTGGATGTGCACAACACGGGCTCAAACATGGGCTATTGCCTGATTCTTTCGGCGCGCGACCCGTTTACGATGCGCGCCTCGGCGGTGCTGACGCAAGAATTCAAGGATGCTTGGATTTATTACCAGCCCGAAGAACGCTCCGCTTCTCCGTATTTTGGAACGGTGGCGAAGGCGGATGTGTGCATTGAAATTGGTCCGCAACAGCACGGGACGATTGATGCCGCGATTTTCGAGGAATCGGAACGCCTGGTGAAGCGTTACCTGGAACTTGCCGAGGAATGGAACCGCGGTGAATTGCAGAAAAGGGCGCCGATTAAGGTGGATGTGTACACCCAGTTCAAGGATTTGGGTTACCCCAAGCCGCAGGGCGGTGGCCCTATTCAGGCGATGATTCATCCGGAATTGATGGGGCGCGACTATCGCGAACTCAAGGATGGCGACAAGCTGTTCCGCACATTCGACGGCGAAGATATTTTGTACCATGGCGAAAGTCCGGTGTATCCGATTTTCATTAGCGAGCCTGCGTACTACGAAAAGGATATCGCGATGAGCCTCACGGTGAAAAGCGTCGAGGAATGGTGA
- the nudC gene encoding NAD(+) diphosphatase, with protein sequence MIHEIAPHILNNDFKPRDPKSSDFLICYDGAKTLLKKSGEGYAIPRIGELLESQGKSLNDFEGHYLFSIDDTAFFLDDSLAGKTDSAASAATEGYEYMGNRTFRGMNPVERMGGATAAHIAHWESLNKFCGRCGNGTIRGDRERSIICPKCGNVVYPRISPVVIVAVRNGDKLLMAHNIDNPNPRLFLISGFVEIGESLEQAVHREVMEESGLRVKNIRYFGSQPWPFSDSLIAGFTAELDGDDTIHMQKEELSEAMWVKREDIPEYETDVSISCCLIENFRRGFTINP encoded by the coding sequence ATGATTCACGAGATTGCGCCCCATATACTCAACAACGATTTCAAGCCCCGAGACCCGAAGTCCTCGGACTTCCTGATCTGCTATGACGGAGCCAAAACGCTTCTCAAGAAGAGTGGCGAAGGTTACGCAATTCCACGCATAGGCGAACTTTTGGAATCGCAAGGAAAATCTCTCAACGACTTCGAAGGCCATTACCTTTTCAGCATCGACGACACTGCATTTTTCCTGGACGATAGCCTTGCCGGCAAGACGGACTCAGCAGCAAGTGCCGCCACCGAAGGCTACGAATACATGGGGAACCGCACCTTCCGCGGCATGAATCCCGTAGAACGTATGGGAGGAGCCACTGCGGCGCACATCGCTCACTGGGAATCCTTGAACAAGTTCTGCGGCCGCTGCGGAAACGGGACCATTCGCGGCGACCGCGAACGCTCCATCATTTGCCCCAAGTGCGGCAACGTGGTGTACCCGAGAATTTCACCCGTCGTAATCGTGGCCGTGCGTAACGGCGACAAACTTTTGATGGCGCATAACATCGACAATCCGAATCCGAGGCTCTTCTTGATTTCGGGATTTGTGGAAATCGGCGAAAGCCTGGAACAGGCCGTTCACCGCGAAGTCATGGAAGAATCGGGCCTCCGCGTGAAAAACATTCGCTATTTCGGTTCACAACCGTGGCCCTTCAGCGACTCGCTTATCGCAGGCTTTACCGCCGAACTCGATGGCGACGACACCATCCACATGCAAAAGGAAGAACTTTCCGAAGCCATGTGGGTCAAGCGCGAAGACATTCCCGAATATGAGACCGACGTCAGCATCAGCTGCTGCCTCATCGAAAATTTCCGCCGCGGCTTTACGATTAATCCATAA
- a CDS encoding glycoside hydrolase family 5 protein, protein MKLYGLFGIACGMTLLASTAAFALPKATEIYPDMGLGYNIGNTMEVPKNPTDWGNPFPDAAYVKAIKDAGFNTVRIPCAWDSHASNGTINAGWLDSVKTVVDLVINNGMYAILNSHWDGGWLEDHVFDGKGFDKTGEVTVSAADIAAKQESYWKQIATKFAEYDEHLIFASANEPGVNDPWNGGSDNGQWAFDETRMQVLKSYHEACLKAVRSTGGNNATRIVVVQAPRTEIDKSPLLASMYPTDPAGEGYTMAEVHFYPYQFSLMTSGDEDWGKMFYYWEDQTPGNDAAHTCSGSALGSKKSIDQLFSGLKSRFYDKGIPVVIGEMGAVKRLGVLTGDNLKVHLKARAAWYGYTVAAAKKNGLVPCVWDTGDEGDGNFTIIRRQVNKFGGNVGDITDVETLNAMREAYGQASLPGNSIDSIVTQNPDIPETEAGKGVQVTYQTVTSDSSEVGTLRINLQGAKKDLSKYVGIEVRLKGEVATAGPCTGAGDGCGEYGWTSMDLFMMTGESWAWFDASVVEQADKDLDASAFQTIQVKWEDFRSEPTDLNSANAIGLNLYGTQVTGTITFDYIKGIKADGSTEIIDDFDKKPQLEGTASGKVVALGGSAAIKPATVAASKMLVNVQSGMVSAHFVAAKTAPAKATLMNSLGQVIAQQNFTANKGMNTVELSSNYRGPAMFMVRQGSQRYMQKVILK, encoded by the coding sequence ATGAAACTTTACGGACTGTTCGGAATCGCCTGCGGCATGACGCTGCTTGCAAGCACAGCAGCATTCGCCCTCCCCAAGGCAACCGAAATTTACCCCGACATGGGTCTCGGTTACAACATCGGTAACACGATGGAAGTGCCCAAGAATCCGACCGACTGGGGTAACCCCTTCCCGGACGCCGCTTACGTGAAAGCAATCAAGGATGCAGGTTTCAATACCGTTCGTATTCCCTGCGCCTGGGACAGCCACGCCTCTAACGGCACGATCAATGCCGGCTGGCTTGACTCCGTAAAGACCGTCGTTGATCTCGTTATCAATAACGGCATGTACGCCATTTTGAACAGCCACTGGGACGGCGGTTGGCTCGAAGACCACGTGTTCGACGGAAAGGGCTTTGACAAGACCGGCGAAGTGACTGTTTCTGCAGCCGATATCGCCGCCAAGCAGGAAAGCTACTGGAAGCAGATTGCAACCAAGTTCGCCGAATACGACGAACACCTGATTTTTGCCTCTGCCAACGAACCGGGCGTGAACGACCCGTGGAACGGCGGTTCCGACAACGGCCAGTGGGCTTTTGACGAAACCCGTATGCAGGTTCTCAAGAGCTATCACGAAGCATGCCTCAAGGCAGTGCGTTCTACCGGCGGAAACAACGCCACCCGTATCGTGGTCGTGCAGGCCCCGCGTACCGAAATTGACAAGTCTCCGCTCCTCGCCTCCATGTACCCGACCGACCCGGCAGGTGAAGGCTACACCATGGCCGAAGTCCACTTTTACCCATATCAGTTCTCGCTCATGACCAGCGGCGACGAAGACTGGGGCAAGATGTTCTACTACTGGGAAGACCAGACTCCGGGCAATGACGCTGCACACACCTGCTCCGGCTCCGCACTCGGATCCAAGAAATCTATCGACCAGCTGTTCAGTGGCCTCAAGAGCCGTTTCTACGACAAGGGCATTCCTGTTGTAATCGGTGAAATGGGCGCTGTAAAACGCCTCGGTGTACTCACCGGAGACAACCTGAAGGTTCACCTGAAGGCACGCGCCGCCTGGTACGGCTACACAGTCGCCGCAGCCAAAAAGAACGGCCTTGTCCCTTGCGTGTGGGATACCGGAGACGAAGGCGACGGCAACTTCACCATTATTCGCCGCCAGGTGAACAAGTTCGGCGGCAACGTGGGCGACATTACCGACGTTGAGACTTTGAACGCCATGCGTGAAGCTTACGGCCAGGCCTCTCTCCCGGGCAACAGCATTGATTCTATCGTTACCCAGAACCCCGACATTCCCGAAACCGAAGCAGGCAAGGGCGTCCAAGTGACGTACCAGACTGTAACCTCTGACTCTAGCGAAGTGGGAACACTGCGCATCAACCTTCAGGGTGCAAAAAAGGATCTTTCCAAGTATGTGGGTATTGAAGTTCGCTTGAAGGGCGAAGTCGCTACCGCAGGCCCCTGCACCGGTGCAGGCGATGGCTGCGGCGAATACGGCTGGACCTCCATGGACCTCTTCATGATGACGGGTGAAAGCTGGGCTTGGTTCGACGCCTCTGTTGTGGAACAGGCCGACAAGGACCTCGATGCCAGCGCATTCCAGACAATCCAAGTTAAATGGGAAGACTTCCGCTCTGAACCGACCGATCTCAACTCTGCAAACGCCATCGGCCTGAACCTCTACGGCACACAGGTCACCGGCACCATCACCTTTGACTACATCAAGGGTATCAAGGCCGACGGTTCCACCGAAATCATCGACGACTTTGACAAGAAACCGCAGCTCGAAGGTACCGCAAGTGGCAAGGTCGTTGCACTCGGTGGCTCGGCAGCGATCAAGCCTGCAACCGTCGCAGCAAGCAAGATGCTCGTGAACGTGCAGAGCGGCATGGTGAGCGCCCACTTTGTTGCAGCAAAGACCGCTCCGGCCAAGGCAACTCTCATGAACAGCCTCGGTCAGGTGATTGCTCAGCAGAACTTTACCGCCAACAAGGGAATGAATACAGTTGAACTTTCTAGCAACTACCGCGGTCCGGCAATGTTCATGGTTCGCCAGGGCAGCCAGCGCTACATGCAGAAGGTGATTCTGAAATAA